CTAAATTTTATCATATAAAATCCATCTAAATACTTATTTTCATATGAAATTAAATTACCACCAAACTCATCTTTTATTATCTTTATATCTTTAGGAAAATCTACGTTTATAACTTCAAGGTTGCTATATTTTTCAAGAAAATATGACACATTATTAGTATTTTCATTTTCAAGTATGGTACATGTACTATATACTATCTCTCCACCTTGTTTTAGTAACTTATATGTATTATCAAATATTTTCTTTTGTAATTTTTTTATTGATTTAATAACCTTTAAGTCTATTTCATAAACTTTTTCAGGCTTTTTAGTTAAAACACCTAATCCAGAACATGGAACATCAAGTAATATTTTATCATACATACCCTCTGAAAATTCTCTACCATCAGCTAATAAAGCAGTAAAATTAGTATACTTCTTTTCAAATTCTTTAAGCATTTTTACTTTATGTTCGTGTATATCTGTTGCTACTAATTTTTTAGGATTGTATTTTTGTAATATTGCAAGAGATTTACCACCAGGTGCAGCTGCAACATCTAATACTACATCTTCACTACTTGGTGCCAACATATCTACAACTAATAAAGAAGAACCATCTTGTATCACTATATCTTCTGTTAAATAAGCTTTTGTTTTAAGTACATTATTGTTATTTAAATAATATACATCTGATACATTAAATAGTATTTCTGTACCTATAATTTCTAATAATTTTTTAAAATCTTCAACAGATAAATTTTTATGGTTAACTCTTACCGAAAAAGTGCTTTTTTCTTTATATCTTTTTAAAACTTCTCTAAAGTTATCTTCTCCAAATTGATTTCTAACTTTATCATAAAACCATGTTGGATAAGACATTTTAATATTTTCTGGAGTATCATTAAAAATTTCATCTTTTTTTCTAACAAAATTTCTTAATGTTGAGTTAATGAAATTAGCTTGATATATATTTCCCTCTTTCCCAAGCTCAACAGCTTCATATATTATTCCGGCTACATCTGCATCAGTATACATTATCTGAGCTATACTTAATCTTAATATTTGTTTTGTTTTTCTCTTAATACTTCTAGCTAATTTTGAAATTACATAATCAATATACATTAAATTTTTCAAAGTAACATTTAACATATTATTTAAAAATGCTTTTTCACCTTTAGTATATGAATTATTTTCAAACATATATTTTAATTGTAAATTACTATATTTTTTGTTTTCTATTACTTCATCAAGTAATAATATCAAATCTTTTTTAATTTTCATTCTTACTCTCCATAAAATCAAATATCATCAATAATATTATTCCAAATATATATACCTTAGGTATTAAAAATGTTATTACTTCTACATACAGGCATATACCAAAAAAAGCATTCATTAATGGAATGAATATATATTTTTTCTTTCCTAAATCATGTAAATGATATATTGTTAATAGGCTTGTTATAAAATAGATAAACCTAACAAAAAATATTAATATTGATAAATAGTAATTTTTAATTATCATATCACTTAAGTAAAATGATGATGACAAAGCTGCTTCAAAAAGAAATGCAATAAAAGTTGTAGTAATAAGCATAGTATATGTAGATTTACTCTTACTTTTTATAGTTAATAAAAAATCAAAATTTGTATATGTTACTGCCATCATAAAAATTAATCCTGATACAAACATAACTAAATTTGAGTTTGGCATACTACATACTATATGGTATAAAAAAGCAATAAAAACAGCTATAAATCTATACTTATTTTTAATTATTATTTCTTTCAAACTACTCACCTCTATTTTCAAAAACAAAATTAATTAATCTTCTAATTTCTGGATTATCAAATATTTGAAGATTTTTTTCATAAAATATATTCTTATATTCTAAATCATATTCTATTTTATATATATTCATAAAATGTACAATAGATAATGCTATTAATAATTCATCTTCATTTTTAATTTTTGAAATATAGTAATTTAATAAGTATAGTAAATTCCATTTTCTATATACATTATTAGCATCAAAGTCAAAGAATAATCCTAATCTCTTAGAACAGTTATATATATCTTCTATTTCAAGAATAGATTGTAAATCAAAGACTTTTATTCCAAAACATTCTTTTATACTATCTATATATTCTCTAGCTATATCAGCCTCATTATTTTCTACTTTAGTTGGTGATATAATTTTAAAGATTTCTTTTTTTACACAATCATATCCATATATACTTAAAAGTTTATCCCCTGAATTTTCTTCTTCAAATAAACCTGTAATTATATGTTTTAACTTTGGATTTGCATTACTAATACCCTCAAAGAATTTTTCATCATAATCTCTAATTTTTTCTTTAATTGATATATCATCTTTACTTAAAGTTATTTGCATTTTTACATCTGTAGATCTATACACTTTTTCTAATAAAAGTATAGGTAGTGTATTTATAAACGCTGATTCTTTATCACTTAATTTATCAAGTAATGAAGTTGCTATTGGTAAAAACATAACATTTTTTTCAGAACTTTTTTCTACCAATAATTTTTCATCTCTATTTAATATATAGTAAGACATAAGATGTGATATATTAAAGTATTTCACTTCTCCCACTTCTTTACCATTTATTAATGATTCATAACTTGCTGGTAATTCTGACTTAAATTTTAATTTTAAATATTCTTCTTCATAATAGGCTATAGTCTTAATCATTTCTTTATAGTATCTTCTATAGATGTATAATTCATTTGTAAGTTTTAA
This portion of the Streptobacillus ratti genome encodes:
- a CDS encoding transcription antitermination factor NusB; translation: MKIKKDLILLLDEVIENKKYSNLQLKYMFENNSYTKGEKAFLNNMLNVTLKNLMYIDYVISKLARSIKRKTKQILRLSIAQIMYTDADVAGIIYEAVELGKEGNIYQANFINSTLRNFVRKKDEIFNDTPENIKMSYPTWFYDKVRNQFGEDNFREVLKRYKEKSTFSVRVNHKNLSVEDFKKLLEIIGTEILFNVSDVYYLNNNNVLKTKAYLTEDIVIQDGSSLLVVDMLAPSSEDVVLDVAAAPGGKSLAILQKYNPKKLVATDIHEHKVKMLKEFEKKYTNFTALLADGREFSEGMYDKILLDVPCSGLGVLTKKPEKVYEIDLKVIKSIKKLQKKIFDNTYKLLKQGGEIVYSTCTILENENTNNVSYFLEKYSNLEVINVDFPKDIKIIKDEFGGNLISYENKYLDGFYMIKFRKK